From Phragmites australis chromosome 5, lpPhrAust1.1, whole genome shotgun sequence, a single genomic window includes:
- the LOC133919234 gene encoding uncharacterized protein LOC133919234, which yields MARNEEKAQSMLNRFITMKQEEKRKPRERRPYLASECRDLADAERWRSEILREIGAKVAEIQNEGLGEHRLRDLNDEINKLLRERGHWERRIVELGGRDYSRSSNAPLMTDLDGNIVAVPNPSGRGPGYRYFGAARKLPGVRELFEKPPEIRKRRTRYEIHKRINAGYYGYYDDEDGVLEPLEATAEKRMRTEIVNEWHRVERVRREAMKGVVSGKVAAAGGRGGEAAREVLFEGVEEEVEEERKYEEEKREREKGEEAGREFVAHVPLPDEKEIERMVLERKKKELLSKYASDSLQVEQEEAKEMLNVRR from the coding sequence ATGGCTCGCAACGAGGAGAAGGCGCAGTCGATGCTGAACCGCTTCATCACGATGAAGCAGGAGGAGAAGCGCAAGCCCCGCGAGCGCCGGCCCTACCTCGCATCCGAATGCCGCGACCTCGCCGACGCCGAGCGCTGGCGCTCCGAGATCCTCCGCGAGATTGGTGCCAAGGTCGCCGAGATCCAGAACGAGGGCCTCGGCGAGCACCGCCTCCGCGACCTCAACGACGAGATCAACAAGCTCCTCCGCGAGCGCGGCCACTGGGAGCGACGCATCGTCGAGCTTGGCGGCCGCGACTACTCCCGCAGCTCCAACGCGCCGCTCATGACCGACCTCGATGGCAACATCGTCGCCGTCCCCAACCCCTCCGGCCGTGGCCCCGGGTACCGCTACTTCGGCGCCGCCAGGAAGCTCCCCGGCGTGCGCGAGCTCTTCGAAAAGCCACCTGAGATACGCAAGCGCCGCACCCGCTACGAGATCCACAAGCGCATCAACGCCGGCTACTACGGGTACTACGACGACGAGGACGGCGTGCTGGAGCCCCTCGAGGCCACCGCCGAGAAGCGCATGCGGACGGAGATCGTCAATGAGTGGCACCGCGTGGAGAGGGTGCGGCGGGAAGCCATGAAGGGGGTGGTGAGCGGCAAGGTGGCTGCGGCAGGTGGGCGCGGTGGGGAGGCTGCTAGGGAGGTGCTGTTTgaaggggtggaggaggaggtcgaggaggagaggaagtACGAGGAAGAGAAAAGGGAAagagagaagggggaggaggctgGGAGGGAATTTGTTGCACATGTGCCGCTACCCGATGAGAAGGAGATTGAGCGGATGGTCttagagaggaagaagaaggagctgCTTAGCAAGTATGCCAGCGATTCCCTGCAGGTCGAGCAGGAAGAGGCCAAGGAGATGCTCAATGTGCGACGCTAG